One genomic segment of Salmo trutta chromosome 8, fSalTru1.1, whole genome shotgun sequence includes these proteins:
- the LOC115198941 gene encoding pro-MCH 2, giving the protein MISLYSVIFTLVLSSEFNTRSVVLAVPTGKLEEGRTEQESLRSILGEDMMSDNALAAPRFRQDLILDNGLGDGNTKIIILSDIGLKGHTRRGMNTAFSRALPVLPDRGTDHSPAEYSLKVERREADLEMLRCMIGRVYRPCSQA; this is encoded by the exons ATGATCTCCCTATACTCTGTTATATTCACACTGGTGCTGTCCTCTGAGTTTAACACCCGCTCGGTCGTCTTAGCTGTACCGACAGGCAAGCTGGAGGAGGGTAGGACTGAGCAGGAGAGCCTGCGATCGATACTAGGCGAAGACATGATGAGCGACAACGCTCTGGCTGCCCCGAGGTTCAGACAGGACCTCATCCTGGACAACGGACTGGGCGACGGCAACACAAAGATCATCATCCTTTCA GACATTGGACTGAAAGGGCACACCAGACGTGGCATGAACACAGCGTTCTCCCGAGCTCTTCCTGTCCTCCCCGACCGAGGCACAGATCACTCTCCTGCTGAATATAGCCTGAAAGTAGAGCGCAGGGAGGCCGACCTTGAGA TGCTGCGATGCATGATAGGACGAGTGTACCGACCCTGTTCGCAAGCATAA